The DNA segment CGTCCTCAGACTGCTTGGTGTTGAAGATTCTACCACACCTCCTTCCGTAGCTTCCATAGGGATTGAGACGTACGCCTCTCCCGGTGTCCGGTAGCCCAGGGCCTGGTGGGGACGCTGGGTGTTGTAGAAGCGGAAGTAGTCCCCGATCCCGGTCCTGGCCTCTCTGCCATCCTGGTATGCTTTCAGATACACCTCCTCGTACTTGACCGTGCGCCACAGCCGCTC comes from the Chloroflexota bacterium genome and includes:
- a CDS encoding integrase core domain-containing protein, with the protein product ERLWRTVKYEEVYLKAYQDGREARTGIGDYFRFYNTQRPHQALGYRTPGEAYVSIPMEATEGGVVESSTPSSLRTAGPALNMASSLS